In Mucilaginibacter celer, one DNA window encodes the following:
- a CDS encoding efflux RND transporter permease subunit, producing MNKFIKNIVYFSLRHRYFVFFMTLITAVIGVWSYTNTPIETFPDVTNTQIIIIAQWPGRSAEEVEKMITIPMETVLNSVQKKANLRTTSAFGLSYVRIIFDDDVDDAFARQQVLSRLGNADLPDGVKPEVEPPYGPTGEIYRYTLKSRTKSIHELTAIQDWVLDRQFKSVPGVADVNSFGGEEKTYEVSVNPALLRKYELTSLDVYNAINRSNINVGGDVIEKNDQAYVVRGIGLINNIEEIQNIIIKNVNNVPILARDIAEVKEAGLPRLGQVSRDRQKDVIEGIIVMRKGENPAEVLDRIRAKVKDLNENILPKDVKIDTFYDRTNLMDFCTETVIHNLLEGIVLVTVIVLLFMADWRTTLTVVIIIPLALLFAFICMRIKGMSANLLSMGAVDFGIIIDGAVVMVEGIFVALDHRAKEVGMQKFNGLAKLGLFKNVGAEMGKAIFFSKLIIITCLVPIFAFQKVEGKMFSPLAYTLGFALLGALIFTLTLVPALSSILLSKNVKEKHNPVVLFFENGIRKMFGFTYKNQKLSLIVAVAFMAVTFFSFRFLGSEFLPDLNEGALWVEAELPMSVSLNEAESINQKMMQILEKFPEVKQTLAQVGRTNDGTDPKGFFNVQIQVDLKNKKEWPKGLTEDALIAQMDAQLTKIPGAVFNYSQPIRDNVDEAVAGVNASLAVKIFGPDFNTLDRKADSVMSILKGVQGVEDLGVLRNLGQPEFRIELDQRKMALYGVSTADANSVIEMAIGGKAATELYEGERHFDVRIRYQKQFRDTQDKIENLMVPTLNGSKIAIKEIASIKTTTGPAFIYRDNNTRYIAVKFSIRGRDLGSTIAEAQQKVNAQVHLDQGYSFAWAGEFENQQRASATLAHVVPICLLVIFLILFITFGNVKDAFLVILNVPFALIGGILALHITGTNFSISAGIGFIALFGVCIQNGVILISVFKKNLEEHMPLDTAIMEGVISRVRPVVMTALMAAIGLMPAAVSTGIGSETQKPLAIVVIGGLVTSTILTLLILPIIYAIVYRLIHRRENRKLLKKVGVIKG from the coding sequence ATGAACAAATTCATTAAAAATATAGTATATTTCTCGCTAAGGCACCGCTACTTCGTGTTTTTCATGACACTGATTACGGCTGTAATTGGCGTTTGGAGCTATACCAACACCCCTATTGAAACATTTCCGGATGTTACCAATACCCAGATCATTATTATAGCCCAGTGGCCGGGCCGCAGCGCCGAAGAAGTTGAAAAAATGATCACCATCCCCATGGAGACCGTTTTAAACTCGGTACAAAAAAAGGCTAACCTCCGTACCACTTCGGCTTTCGGTTTATCATACGTGCGTATCATTTTTGATGATGATGTGGATGATGCCTTTGCCCGCCAGCAGGTACTAAGCCGCCTGGGCAATGCCGATTTACCCGACGGTGTAAAACCAGAAGTTGAGCCGCCATACGGCCCTACAGGCGAAATTTATCGCTATACCTTAAAAAGCCGCACCAAGTCAATCCACGAGCTTACTGCTATACAGGATTGGGTGCTCGACCGCCAGTTTAAATCAGTACCCGGCGTTGCCGACGTGAACAGCTTTGGCGGCGAGGAAAAAACTTACGAAGTGAGTGTTAACCCTGCCCTGCTGCGTAAATACGAGCTAACCTCCCTGGATGTGTACAATGCCATTAACCGCAGTAATATTAACGTAGGCGGTGATGTGATTGAGAAAAACGACCAGGCTTATGTAGTACGCGGTATCGGTTTGATCAACAACATCGAAGAGATCCAGAACATCATTATCAAAAATGTAAATAACGTGCCTATCCTGGCCCGCGATATTGCCGAGGTTAAGGAAGCCGGTTTGCCCCGCCTTGGCCAGGTAAGCCGCGACAGGCAGAAAGACGTTATTGAGGGAATCATCGTAATGCGTAAAGGCGAAAACCCTGCCGAAGTTTTAGACAGGATCCGCGCCAAGGTTAAAGACCTGAACGAAAACATTCTGCCTAAAGACGTTAAGATAGATACTTTTTACGACCGTACCAACCTGATGGACTTTTGTACCGAGACGGTGATCCACAACCTGTTGGAAGGTATTGTACTGGTAACCGTAATCGTACTCTTGTTTATGGCCGACTGGCGTACCACCCTTACCGTGGTGATCATCATCCCGCTGGCCTTGCTGTTTGCCTTTATATGTATGCGCATAAAGGGCATGAGCGCCAACCTGCTCTCGATGGGCGCGGTAGATTTCGGGATTATTATAGACGGCGCGGTGGTGATGGTTGAGGGCATATTTGTGGCGCTTGATCATCGGGCCAAAGAAGTAGGCATGCAGAAGTTTAACGGCCTTGCCAAACTGGGTCTGTTTAAAAATGTAGGTGCCGAAATGGGCAAAGCCATCTTCTTTTCCAAACTCATCATCATTACCTGTTTGGTGCCCATCTTCGCTTTCCAGAAGGTAGAAGGTAAAATGTTTTCGCCGTTGGCTTACACGCTTGGTTTCGCGTTGCTGGGTGCGTTGATATTTACGCTTACCCTGGTACCGGCGCTTTCAAGTATCTTACTAAGCAAAAACGTAAAAGAGAAACACAACCCGGTTGTATTGTTTTTTGAAAACGGTATCCGCAAAATGTTTGGCTTTACCTATAAAAACCAAAAGCTGAGTTTAATTGTGGCTGTAGCCTTTATGGCGGTAACTTTCTTTTCTTTCAGATTTTTAGGATCGGAGTTTTTACCCGATTTGAATGAGGGCGCCCTTTGGGTTGAGGCCGAGCTGCCGATGAGCGTTTCGTTAAACGAGGCCGAAAGCATCAACCAGAAAATGATGCAGATCCTCGAAAAATTCCCCGAGGTAAAACAAACCCTTGCCCAGGTAGGCCGTACCAACGATGGTACCGACCCCAAAGGATTTTTCAACGTACAGATCCAGGTGGATTTGAAAAATAAAAAGGAATGGCCTAAAGGTTTAACCGAGGATGCGCTGATAGCCCAGATGGATGCCCAGCTCACCAAAATACCGGGTGCGGTATTCAACTACTCGCAGCCTATCCGCGATAACGTGGACGAAGCCGTTGCGGGTGTAAACGCGTCGTTAGCGGTTAAAATTTTCGGCCCGGATTTCAATACGCTCGATCGTAAGGCTGATAGTGTGATGAGCATTTTAAAAGGCGTTCAGGGCGTTGAAGATTTGGGTGTATTACGTAACCTTGGCCAGCCCGAGTTCAGGATCGAGCTCGATCAGCGTAAGATGGCGTTGTACGGCGTATCAACCGCCGATGCCAACTCGGTAATTGAAATGGCCATTGGCGGTAAAGCGGCTACCGAACTTTACGAGGGCGAACGCCATTTTGATGTACGGATCCGCTATCAAAAACAATTCAGGGATACACAGGATAAAATCGAAAACCTGATGGTACCTACACTTAACGGTTCGAAAATTGCCATTAAGGAGATTGCCTCTATTAAAACAACAACCGGTCCGGCGTTTATTTATCGTGATAACAACACCCGTTACATCGCGGTAAAATTCTCTATCCGCGGCCGCGATTTGGGCAGTACCATTGCCGAGGCGCAGCAGAAAGTTAACGCGCAGGTACACCTTGACCAGGGCTATTCATTTGCCTGGGCGGGCGAGTTTGAAAACCAGCAACGCGCTTCGGCTACCCTGGCGCACGTTGTGCCAATTTGTTTACTGGTGATCTTCCTGATATTGTTCATCACTTTTGGTAATGTAAAAGACGCGTTTTTGGTTATCCTGAACGTACCGTTCGCATTAATTGGAGGTATTCTGGCCCTGCATATTACAGGTACAAACTTCAGTATCTCGGCTGGCATAGGTTTCATCGCCTTGTTTGGGGTTTGTATCCAGAATGGAGTGATCCTGATCTCGGTATTTAAGAAAAACCTTGAAGAACATATGCCTTTGGATACCGCCATTATGGAAGGTGTAATATCACGTGTACGCCCCGTAGTGATGACGGCGTTAATGGCGGCCATCGGTTTGATGCCGGCCGCGGTTTCAACAGGTATCGGTTCTGAAACGCAGAAACCTTTAGCTATTGTAGTTATCGGTGGTTTGGTGACTTCCACCATCCTTACATTGCTGATATTACCTATTATTTACGCTATAGTTTACCGTTTAATTCACCGCAGGGAAAACCGCAAACTTTTGAAAAAAGTTGGGGTGATTAAGGGATAA